The genome window TCAAACCACGCAGACCTCACCTGGCGtcctgtgtccaggtctggaatcctcacactagaaggatctggagctgttggaacgggtccagaggaggctacaaagatgatcagagggctggagcatctcccacacgaggacaggctgagagagctggagttgttcagcctggagaaggctctgaggagaccttatagcgaccttccagtgcctgaaggggctgcaggaaagctggggagggactgttcacaaaggtttgtagtgacaggactagggggaatgggtataaactggagaggggaagatttagactagacataagaagaaattcttcacaatgagagtagtaaggcactggaacagatcacccagtgaagctgtggctgccccatccctggaggtgttcaaggccaggttggatggggccttgggcagcctggtctggtgggaggtgtccctgcccatggcaggggggttggaaccgggTGATCTTtaaatcccttccaacccaaactattatgtgattctgtgaataatcATTAAGATCctttctaactcaaaccattctatgatgtaAACAGCTCCCTGTGAAGACTTCTGCCAGTGTACTCTATCGTCATTGTTTTTCTTATGGGAGCAGTGCACATGCTGGCCCGGAGTCCATCCCTCCAGAGCTCGTCATGGTCATGATTAGTTTGGTAAGTTCCCATGACTGTCAGGACATCACTTTGAAGAGGTGATGCTTAAAAATGACCAGTTCCTCTAGTGTGTTTTCTCGTTTTGTCAGGATCTGTGGCAGCCTCTCCTCCCCCATGTTAAAGAAGGGATGGTTTGCAAAGTCGTCTAGTCTTACAAAGCTCTTGTGTGCTCTCCCCAGCCCTTCGGAAGCAGTAATGGGCCCCACAGAACtctttgaatcacagaattgttggaaaagagctcttaagaccatccagtccagGCATCAACCCACCACTActgtgtcctgaagtgccacatctatacctttttgaacatctccagggatggtgactccccacttccctaggcagtctgttccagtgcttcactgctctttacttaaagaattttttcctaatatccagtctaaacctaccctgggacaacttgaggccatttcttcctgtcctgtcacttgtaacttgggagaagagatgccTATAGGGCTAAGCTGTTGTGGTTTAGGTCAAAGCATTCAGAAGAGTGCCTAACGTTGTTATTTAATGCTTTAATGCTAGATTTGctagtaaatgaaaatgtatttggcTATCCAATGTATGGGAACACCTGGATCATTCCAAACTGCACGTGTGTGTGATctgtttttgaaaagtaaacGTTTATTTGTGTAGAGTGGCAGGATAGAAATGACTACCTAACGGGTCCGCTAACTGGAATCCGGAGCAAAAGTCCTAgccaaaattaaaatgaaaattactggTAATTCTTATCTATGGTATTATTAGTGGAACCCTTTAGTAGCATATAAGTAtacaggttggatgaggctttgagcagcctgatccagtggaaggtgtccctgcctgtggcaggggggattggaactggatgattgtCATGGTTTAGTTCAAACCACAGCAAtaatctttaagatcctttccaactcaaaccattctatgatgtaAACAGGTGATGTAAACAGCTGCCTGAGAAGACTTCTGCCAATGTAGTGAATCATCATTATTTTTCTAAGATAACTGATAAATATGTTGTTATAAGAAAAGAATATTACTACAGTCCTTTCACATTGAATgatacttattttattttttttgttctcatgTGTATCTGATAAAATCCTCTTTAAAAACAGATCATTCACCCTGGCACTGTATCAGGAAATGGACTGGAACCAGTTTGACTTGAACCCTAAAATAATTGCTGCCCTTAAGAAAGGTAACTTAGTTTACCAGTGTCTTACTAATAGATCTACTACCTAGTGTCTTCCTTTACATAATTTTGTGTATGTAAGCACATAGATGTACAGTAACATTTTAGAACTTTAACAAAGTATTTCATAAGCAAGTTTTTTGAGTGATTAGAAATTATGACTTTACCCTATGCTCTTCCAAGCTATGTTATAGCATGTGTTGATATAGTCAAAGCAAACATTGCCTCCTCTGCTTACAGGAATGCAGTGTAGGTAAACTACAAGTAAACGAGTAGTAGAAAGtggaaaaacttcttttgtgCATATGACTGTAATCTAGCCAaaagctgagggacatggtttagtgtttgatagaaatggttggactcaatgatccggtgggtctcttccaacctggttattctatgattctatgatttacaagAATTCTTCTCATTTCAGCTGACATAAGATCAATAAGAGAGATTTTAAATCTTTCTGGAGCAGACTTGCAAAGACTGATGAAGCTATCCAATGCAGATATACAGTGCTTACTGAAAACAGTCTCTCACGCACTGAGGAGAGACAGTATGCTTACAGGTAATACAGTCAATGCAAAAAATCTGTTCTATTTAAATCTTAAAGTATTTCACTGGATGAAAATATAGTTTTGGCTCTTTATTGACACAGCAATGGGATTCTGTAAATGAAAAGGCAGATGGTATAGTGATGCTGTAGTGAATTATTTAACTGTCCTAAGGACAGCTCCTCTGGGACCTTGAAGGTTGATGGAAGTGGGTGGGTGCTTCAGGGTCAAGCTTGCCTGAAACAGGGCAAAATGATTCTTCAGTCTGGAAAACTTGATTAGAGGAACAAgaagtttcctttttctttctgtatctcTCTCttactctgttttccttttggaCTAAGACTAGTTGAAAAACGTATATGGTACATTTTTAACGACATAAACTGATTTGATATAAACACCTCACTCTAAACCAAGCAGGACCTAGTAGCTTCCCCTGTAGAAATGCTTCATGGCAGCTCTGTACTTAGAATTTATTTCCTTGCAATTTTCATGTATCTTCAGGCCTTGGCTAGAGGCCTGGTACGCAGTTTCATAGTCTACTCTAGCTTTCCATTTCTGTAATTGTTGTGCTTGAACCTTGCTGACAATATTTTCCTTGAGTGTAGCTTTCCATGGAGACTGCTTagaggcagaaggaagaaaaaaagttggagagggagaaagggcTCAGCGTAAACTATCAGTTTTTGAGCAGACATTCAGTTAGTAGGCTCCTTGGGGAAAGGGAGGTGGGGAAAACCtggcagaaggagaaaaatctcccttcaacaaagaaaatatctgttgTTGATGTAAACCTGGTATACAGGCTCTATTTTGTATCATTGTGTGTTAGAATGATACTAAATGGcactcctttttttaattttttttctttttttcaattattgaaaaaaaaatccaaaaccttGCAGCACTTCAACTCTACCAAGATAAAGATCATCTCACCTCCCAACACCAGAAGCTAAGCCTGGGATGTTCAGTACTAGATAACTTGTTAAAAGGTGGCATTCCTTTAGTGGGAATCACAGAACTTGCTGGGGAAAGTTCTGCTGGGAAGACTCAGATTAGTTTGCAACTGTGCCTCTGTGTGCAGTATCCTTACAAATATGGTGGACTAGAGTCTGGTAAGTATTGAAATATGAATGCTGATCAATTTGTCATTTGGAGGACTATACTGTCGTTAAGAACGTCATCCGTGCACTGAAGTAGATGCAGCTATTGAGTTTGTGTTGTATCCTTCTGCAATAACATTAGTAGTAAGTGAATTAGTGATGGATCTTCGTAGAGAGAAAACTGTGCTGGGCATATCCTGTATCAAAACATAATTTAATACAAAATTACTGTTGGCTGGTTTttgtctgcctgctgctgtgggtaGAACTAGACACATTTAAGCAGTCTGTGAAAATTGTTGTGGTCACAAGTACTTACTGACTCCTCAGGTAACCATCACAGCAGAACAGCTTGTCAGATTTGTCCACAGACCCCTTGGCTATATGGTATATATTCCCTAGTTGGGGGGTGGGAGATTCAAATTTCAAAGAATATTTAGTTTTATACCAATAACTAAAGTGATTTACACAGTAAAATTGATGGAAATGTAATTGGAGAAAGTTAACATTGTTTTGTACCCACAGTTTTCCTGGTTTTGGTGAAGggagcaggttttttttgttagggtactttttttttaaccatctATCACATTAATCTAATTCCTGATATTTGGGGGTTTAAGTATTGTATGCTGCcttggaaaagaaggaaacttGTATCGCTTTTGAGAATTGAGTGTCCTAGTAGTCTGCCTTAGGTGTGTTTTGACTGTGATCTTGCTCTTCCTTCCACGCAGCAGTGGCTTTAATTTGGCAGCTCAGTGGTTTGTTGTGGgcaaactttattttttgtaCTGTATCCGCCCAGGTGGAAAAATCATGGAATGTCCAAATGAAGATCTTGCATAAAGGGTAGTAATTAGCCTATGgattaccttgctttgctgtaAGTTAAGTCATTAATCAGAGCagaagcaaatatattttgttcGCTTTCCTTGTATCAGTGCTAACTGCTGCAAATAGTTTGaatgcaaatacattttcatttgtgCCCTAGCACTTCTCCCTATCTGTgttgaaagaaagaacaaactggAATGGAGTACAGAAAAAGGTGCCCAGCATCCTAATGACACCCTTGTCTGTTGTACCAAACTACACTCTTCCTTGTAGAACTACAAAAGAGCAAatcttttcattatttgtgTTTGCAAATGGTTCTTGTTTCTTATGCTCTCGATGCAGTTGCCTTGTCATGTATGTGTTCCCCATCTATCCACTCCCAAGTGTTCCATGGAAGATAGGGTAGAATGGGCATCATATCAGGACTTCTGTGAGAGAATAGGAGTGTTTCAGAAGAGCTGAGAGGGCAGAAATTTTGAGGATATTGAAAGCTATAGGAGGTGGAAGTATTCTGCTGCAGGAGTTGAAGAGCAAGGGGAGCAGTGGAATCTTTATTCTTGCAGTTTTTAACTCTGTGGGATTGTGCGATATGTTGGATACAGTCACAGCAGAAGTTATTGTTTGTGTAgcacttaaaaaatgaaacttcatTTCCCTCTGGTCTGTAAATAAGGGTTGTGTTGAGTCTCAtgagaaatacaggaaattaaaAGCTTATGTTAAGTTTGAAGACTTTTATTTAGGAAGCTTGAGGAGAACAAAAATGCTTAGTAACTATTACAGAAGTCTAGCGCTGCCAATAGAAGTTAGTCTGCCAATAGAATAGTTAATCTCTGTGCTAAAAGTTTGCTTATGATTTAAAAtcatggtgggtttttttagtgctAGAAACTTCCCTTCTCTTAGGTAGTGATGTTGAAGTACATTTCTTTAGACAGTAGAGAtttattgtttgtttgcttcATTTGATTTAGCCATAGCCTTGTTTACTGTTCTCAGTGCTAGGAGATTGGCAGCAAACTAAGAAAATGGGACATCCTTTGCCTGAAGGTTATCCTTCTGCCATTCTAAGAATGTCAGTTATGGCCGATTGCGTGTTGGCTGAATTTATTTTACATGCCCATATTCAAAAGCAATACATTAATATAATGTGAAAAATTCATATCCATATTAAAATTATGAATTAGAAAAAACCTGATTCTTGATAACAAGCTGGTTTGGTGCATGACAGATTATGTTCATAGGACTCAAAATTTGTCCTCCCTtgagggtgggttttttttagtgtgttttagttttgttttgttggttttgaggTGGTTTCTTGTCAACAACCAGCACAGCACTTTTAGCAGTCTAAATTACAGTAAAGCACTGATGTGTTGGAGAGTGATATGGAAATTAGTCCAATTAGGAGAAATTAACCTAGGGAAATAGGCAAGGCAGTTAAGGTTCACTTAATTAACTGTCTAATAATTAGGTATTTAAAAAGCCTTAAGCAGTTAAGTGATATAATGAATAGTTTACTGTGATTTCCTCACCCGAGCTTCATACAAGTTCAGATGGTGCTGAACAAGGTGCTGTTGTCACTGTAAACTTCATGAGCTCAAGTGACTGTGGactcattttctcttctttaattttctctttgttgttGGGATTTTGCATCTGTGCTCATTTGTGTCTTCAAGTATTGTGTATGGCTTCAGTCATTGTAATTACTGAAAACAGCATGTATACCCACAGTTTAAAACACAGAATTCCATCCACTCAAATGCTAGGAAGAAGGTGGGAAAAGTACAGAACATACCCACAGTTCAACTtcctattttttaatatattgtaGGTCAAGAATCATGATCAGATCTCAGCTGCTGTGATCACTGGTGCTTTAGTGGATTCCTTAGTCACTGACAAATGTAACTGCTCACAGCCCTCAGTTCCCTCTGACATAAGTGTATACCTAATGGAATTGGGGAATTAAGAATGGAGACTGAATGTTGTAGCAATAAATGCTATTGGCTGCTAGGGccaagaaaagtaaaaaggagCCGAAGTATAATTTGAAGCTGTTGTTGGGCAGCATAGAAATAGAAATTGAGGAAACATTTCAGTACCTCCTATGGAGGCTGTGGATGATGATGAAGTATTTTTCCATGTGTTAATAATTGGAGAAGGTCTTTAATTCTCACCTGTCAAAaccaatatttttaattagtggGCATgggtaatttattttcttcacctGATACCTTTCTGAGTATTTGGAAAGTATTTAGAAGACTGTGTAttgggaaaataatttatttatttattttaatatctcaCATGTGAAGTAGGGCATTTTCTGTAAATTTGTGGAGAAGTTGGGGAGAGTTATGTTGACAATACAAGTTTAGTCCTAAAGGAAACTAGGCGTATGCTTATCTTTGTCCTACATAGGAGATTCTTAAAACTCAATACCCTGTGCTATACAGGTGTCtaccagcaaaatatttttatttttaaccattACGTGATCCAATCCTGAGATCTTTCAGTTTCTGCTATTGGATAcatttttgtaatgttttttcaATGGAATATGTAGAGATATGGAAGTTGCATCTGGAAATGGGACATCGGAGTCCCTGGAGAGCCAGCGTAGGGATGGATTAATGGGAGGTAGAGATGTTTAGGAAATCTCACATTGCCCAGCACATCAGCTGCCAAGCTGTGTTAGCAGCTTCAGCCACTTTAATGAGTGGACTTAATCCTTGGATGTAACCCTGTAAGCTGATAATGCTGGCTAGTTCTGCAATAACAGAataaagtatttctgttttcttttcccagcaTCCTTCATGTGTGTGGTTGATTTTCTCTGCAATAATGCATACTTGTTAACCAGAAACCACAGTAAAAACATACAGACATCACTCAGAGTAATGTGATTGAAATATAATGTTTTTTATCTAACCTACCATTTTCAGGAGGAGTTAATTGGACTGAGATTGGATAAGTGATACTCTTTAAAATGGCTTAAAAGTGGTGTTGCTAAGTACACCTCCATGTGTAAATTTAAACCCAAGAAACTTGAAAACAGTGAGTGAATTTAATCAAAACACTAGTAGTGCTGATTTTGGCTGGGGTAGTTAATTTCCTTCATAGTATAGAGCTGTGGTTTGGATTTGTGCCCAGGGCAAACTGTGCAGTATCGCTGTGTTTGTGGGTTGGATAAGTTGTGATCCTCGAAATCACCCCAGTTAGGTGAGCAGGTGTTCCACAGCTCTGAAGGATGAGCGGCACCTAGTGGAGAGCACTGAAAAAAGGACCTGACAACTACGGGAAAGTTCTAGgagtgtttttttttgttgttcatcATTGATTCAATATggctacaaaagaaaataacttgaaTTTCCAGGTATGTACACCTAGCTTTTGAGTGCAGAATGTATTGGCTTGGTTTTGTGTTGTTAAGAGAGCTGTTCTAATAATGAAGGTGCTTTCCTTGGCTTATAGGAGCTGTCTACGTTTGTACGGAAGATGTATTCCCAAGTAAACGTTTACAACAACTCATAGAACAACAGCACAGGCTGCGCGCAGATGTTCCAGCTGAAATCATACAGAAGATCAGATTTGGAAACAGTATTTTTGTTGAGCACGCAGCAGACTTAGTAAGTAGTAACACAAATCAAGAGTACCTAATCATGCTATAATCCAGTAACCACAGAAGTTTTTTGGTACAGGAGACCTTTCAAAAGGCTAAAAGTGAACTAAGATCTATAATGAATATTCCCTTATCTCTGCAATTTGCTGTTAGAGAACTGTCTGTTACAGTGTTTTATTATGAAAGATATTGAAAGACAAATATTAAGTCTTTAGAATGAAACATGTAATGGATTTTTGtaagtaattttgtttgttaAAATGTAGTAGACTTAGTGCTCCTAGATTTATTGTAGCTCATAAGGAGATCTTCATGAACTTTGGAGGCaggatataaatatatatacacagggGTGTCTATCCTGGCTAACTTGCAATATAACACCAGAGTTGTTAAATTGCAGTTTAAGCAGATGGGAGGAAAGGAGACAAAGAAATGATACCTGGAAAAGGTAATGACACAGCATAAGCACCACAGTGCAGCTGTGTGTGATGCCTGTAAAGTGTCAGAGCAGAACTGGAGGGGAATAGATACCAACTTCAGTACTGTATTCTTGCCTTGCAAACCCGCATATCTCTGCTTTATCTTAAGTATCCATGTTCTTTATTGGTAGAATGtcagaatttctgttttctctaagGCTTGAAAGTAGCACTTGTTGAATCATTCTGattgctggggttttttaattgtaGTTTGCGGGTATGAGAAGATTTTGTACGTTATTCTGCTTGCCACTTATTCACTATGTGGTCCAGGCAGTAGCTGAGCTACCTTTACCATGTCACTGTCATTGGAAATATTAATTAAAGTTCTAACTGTAGTTTCTGGAAGCTACAGAGTATGTTATTGTAAAATGGAGAGAGTCTCTCTGTGGTTTAATAGTATGTGCATCTCTCTAAAATACTCTTAGAAGTAAATACCTACACTCACTGGTAAGTCCAGCAATTATGCAATAGATTACATTGCAATATACGAATTGTAATATAGATTCAGTTTGTGTGCGTGTGTATCCATACACACAGAACACATTGCAATGTGGCGATACGCAGATGGTAGCAAGGGAAGGAAGTGCCCAAACCATAATTacattctgtattttccttcaCATCAAAAATGTTCTTCAGAATAATACTTTCCTcttggtttggaaaaaaaaagcacctttgatattataatattatttatttcttaaaaagcagCTCCTTTAGTATAATAGATCTTTCTATAATTCAGACTTGAGAATTACAATTTAGTTCTAAAAGCTGTGGAATGCATGAGGATATTGCATGTAATTTTGGATGCATGTAAGCTCTTATCTAAGTGAACCTCTACTTAGACGTGAAGAGTGGCACCAATAAGAATTGTGACTCacattattgcttttttttgccaCCTTTGAAATACTTGATGGCCAGAAGCTGAGATTATTACTGTGAGTCTGTTCTTCCTCCTGCTCAGCTGCTATAAACCACACTGTTAAAGGCAACACACTGGGCTACAAGGACCTTTCACCTGACTAACAGGATTTTTCTTACCTGATAGAAGTTGCAACCtacaaaatatttgttagtTGAACTTCCTGCAATTGAAATGTTTGGTGACTTCAAAATATTCAATTAGTAACACTTTTAATAGGGAGCATACAAGTTGCAACTAGTCACATTTGTAAGTCTCTTGGTCACTATGGTTCGGATGTAGCAACTACGTATTTGTTGTTAATATAAGTCAAACAGCATCATAGTCTCTAACTTCTGTTTTGACTATTTAATGCTAGCCCTGAGTCCTCAGTGTTTCAGTGAGAACTGCTCTGGCAAAACAGGAATCATTCAGGACTGCAATATTGCATTCTTGAGATTTTGCAGTGTCAGTACAAATTGATTTAAGAGTTGATTGATTTAAGAATTGATTTAAGTTAGAGCTGCAGGTAACTGCACGTTCCATTTCGGtctctattttttccttaaggtAAGACATCAAGACATTTGTGAAAAGTGGTCAGGCTTTAAGATAGACAAAGTCACTTTATGATTAGAAACTCCATCATGTTCTGCTACAGTGATGATAGCTTGATTTTACAAATGAACAGTTCTAATGCTGGCTGTTTGTGTTTTGTGGTAGGACACCTTTCACAAGTGCATTACTAAGAGGATTTCCCTACTGCTGGCAAGAGGCATGGTGCGGCTGGTGGTCATAGACTCTATTGCTGCTTTGTTTCGATGTGAATTTGGAGTGTCAGATTCCATTACGAAGGCTCAGTATTTGCAGACATTTGGAGCACAGCTTCACAGTTTAAGCACTAGATTCAGGACTCCAATAATGTGCATTAATCAGGTATGACACCAAAATTGCTTCTGATTTTTATAGGGACCACTTAATAAATGGTTGGGGTGGAGGGGAATTCTGTGTAGGTGCATTTCCTGGTGTTGTATATAACACTATCAACTGGGTATTAATAACTGATGGAAACTGAAGTTTCCTTAAACTGGTGTACTTTAAACTGGTAATTTTTACCTTCTCAAAGTTTAAGAATTTCATTTAAGCTTTTATAGACTCTTACTGTTCTCAAAGGTTGACCATTAAAGCTAATGAAAATAGATACAGCATCAAACAAAAATTACAGTGTTCTTTCCTAACAATAGCTTCAAACGCCATCGCCAACAGGATTGCTCTGGGACCTCTGCATCCATAGTTACATTCCACATGTACAGGAGAGAGTGAAGCACCAGGggctttgctgtgtttttgtGTAGCTCAGCATTTGTGTGTAAGTGCTGAGATTACTAAAGCGTTAGAATGCATGCCAGCTGACTTGAGCTAAACCAAAAAAGGCCAAGATGATACTAGtcaaaaagaatattcttttgaGAAAACTATGGAAGACACTGCTATCCTGTAGAAGCAGCATGCTACTGCTCCTAGTCCAATCACAAACCAAAGGAGTGTCTGAATGCTGGATGGAGATGAAGCATTCACATTTGCAATGCAGCCTGAGTAAGGGATAAGTAAATGTGCAGGCAGCCACTGTTGGGAAACTTCCTTTCTGGAAGGCCCTTCCATCAAATGAGTAAGTACTTGGCCCTGAGGTTTCCTTcttacagcagaagaaaagggagaaaagctgAACTTGAGAAGTCACAAACAGGAAGAATTAAATTTTATCAGTCAGAAAGAGGTTCTAGGCTCATCAAGTCAGCTATTGTTTGTTCCTGTTGCCTTGGAGGAGTTCTGGAATTACAGCATGAGCAGTGTGTAAAACCTCACATTTATGATGTGGCTGGAAGGGTGTGTACTGGAATGTATACGTAGCAGAAATTTGAACAGCTGATAGGCGTAcatggtgtttttcttttcaataagaTCCCATTAAGATTCAGTAGGATTTAAATTTCAGCCTTGAGTTACTCCTGATTTGTTAACCAACTTTTTTTTGCGTAATCTTTCACAGGGTCAGGTGGCGTTTCAGGAAAACTGAGATTTCCTGTAACTGCTTTCTGAATTTTGGTATTGGTAGAGACAGTTTGTTGTCCATGGGAAGCGTAGGTTGGATTTTGCTCTTTGTTTAGCAAAGGTCTGTGTGTCTTCAGCATTTACGCTATGAAGCCAGCGTAGGGTATCAAGTTCTTGACTTCCCTTAGTATGAGAATTTTTTGAGCGCCAGTGAAAGAAGATCTGATTTAAAGATAAGAAAAGTTCAGTCTCTCCCTTGGAATGCATGAGAGGAGAAAGAGTGGTTTAAGAGAGCATCTTAAATCTACCTTCCCATGATGGGAGTTTTATTTTGGTGCTGGCTCATGATAAATGAGGTCACTGCTTGACACTGAAAGACAACAGTCTGACAGAGGGCCCTTCAGGACTGTGTTCTAATGGCAGGTGACTCAGCAGGTCTGTAGTTACAGAAATAAGCTGCGAATAGAAGAACATTGAGGGAGATGCTGCATGTAGAGTAATCCGTTTGGTATGTTATATTTAGAGAAGTACCTATGACTTAACTTGCTATGCTTTGTGAAGAACTTGTGTGGAAGGATCATTACATTAAAAGACAATAGAGGGAGTCAAGAGGTGTGCATtttttctgggctgtaagcaaAGCCAAACCGCTCCATTAAGCAGGCTTTCAAAGGCAGTGAAATCATTGAGATCAGGACATCTTTTGGAGACCTGGGCTTCAGTACCTTTTACTGCAGGTACAGCATTGGAAGAGGGGGGtatgttcttttttgtttgctccttttttttttaatcaaagtaaGCCTCTAGTAGTAGTTAAATTCATATAAGCTGTAGCTAGCTAAACAAGCCAAGATAATACTTCACAATTCCCTTTTAGTTTGCCATGAAAAAATAAGGAGTTTCTAACTTGTCTTAATATGTGATCCAATAACTTGGATTTTCTTGGCTttgtcccttccctgcccttctgtTTGCTAAAAACAAGTGCATAACTACAGGTCaccttcaaatgtttttctgctttaggTGACCGATGCTGTGAGCGAGTTGGAAGCTGCTCAGTGCGGTTGTGGGTAAGTCATCCGCAACAGAAATGTCAGACACAGCACCATTTAACCACTGTATTTTTTATAACTCCAGTATAAACTACCAGAGCGTATTAAGAGTGCATTTACCCAGCAATGCTGTGTTTGCTGGAGATCAGCAATAGCCAATGGGCTCTAAAGTGGAAGAAACTGTCATACACACTTTTGTGGTAGTACCTAATCAGCAAGTCATGGGGAAAATGTTCCCTAGAATTAACGGCTAGTGTACTTGTTTATAGAAAAGTACTTTTGCATCTCTTCTTATGTCTGATATAACTGagtgcattttctttctgcttaaaaaaacataGTGACCAAACCTTATCAACTGGCTTATTTAGTTGCTTAAGAAACAAAATAGAGTATCTTTTGATACCAAGATATTAACCAAGATACCAAGATATTAACAGGGTTTAAACCTACGTATTTGTTGTTTGAATCCTAACTCTAATCTTGATTTACTAGCTAAGTTAGGTGCTAcattaacggttggactcgatgatccggtgggtctcttccaacctggttattctatgattctatgattctacataaATGTGGTTTTTTGCAAGAAGTTAGTTCTGCCCTCCGGATGCAGAAACTGACACAGAACAAGGATAAGGTTCAATCCCCTCCCTTAATTCTTTTACTGGAGAAATTGCactttttttgaggaaaaaaaaaaattgttttaaacttTGGCTTGAAAGTAATACATAGACAGTGTTCTGTCTACCCAGCATTTCTAAGTATTCCTTATGTGGAATCCAGAGCCAACAGTTACACActtcaaatatttaagattCAGCCATTTTCTGTTGCTATTTTCCTATCACAAGGGAGCAC of Phaenicophaeus curvirostris isolate KB17595 chromosome 5, BPBGC_Pcur_1.0, whole genome shotgun sequence contains these proteins:
- the LOC138721631 gene encoding DNA repair protein XRCC3-like, which gives rise to MDWNQFDLNPKIIAALKKADIRSIREILNLSGADLQRLMKLSNADIQCLLKTVSHALRRDSMLTALQLYQDKDHLTSQHQKLSLGCSVLDNLLKGGIPLVGITELAGESSAGKTQISLQLCLCVQYPYKYGGLESGAVYVCTEDVFPSKRLQQLIEQQHRLRADVPAEIIQKIRFGNSIFVEHAADLDTFHKCITKRISLLLARGMVRLVVIDSIAALFRCEFGVSDSITKAQYLQTFGAQLHSLSTRFRTPIMCINQVTDAVSELEAAQCGCGVVDKRVCPSLGITWANQLLMRLMVSRIPQPVQSAGVASHPTGSVRTLRVVFAPHLPPSFCYYTVKLEGVKGIE